The Deinococcus aestuarii genome includes the window CAGGGTGAGGGGCCAGGCGTGCGTCATGCTCACCGGCTGCCCCGACAGCCCTGACGGGGTTGTCCGTAACAGCCCATTGTGCTTCCAGGTGGCCAGCCCGAGAACGGGAGCGCCCACCACGACCACCAGCGCCAGCGAGGTCAGACCGGCCCGCAGGGCCTGACGGGCCTGCATCAGTCCCCAGCGCCTCCAGACGCTCAGCATCAGCCCCGCCGTCAGCGCCAGCCAGCCCAGCGTGAGGGGCAGCGAGCGGTGCGGCCCGGTCAGCACCCGGTCACCGTGTAGGTAGGTGAAGCCCGCCAGGCTGTAGCGCACCCGGTCGACGCGGGGATGCGGGTTATCACTGTCCATCGCCAGCCCCATATCTCCGGCAAAGGTCATGTCTAAAAAGGCGTAGCCCAGCAGCAGGACTCCAGCGAACAGCCCCAGCACGCTCCAGGCCGTCACCAACCTGGTGACCCAGCCCTTCCCCCTGCTCACTAGGGTTTGAAACCCTGGACGCTGACGGTCAGCACGTACCCACCGTCTTTCTCCCAGGGCCGGATGCCCAGCGTCCCCAGAGCCTCGCGGCCGTTCAGGTCCTTGAGGCTGTACGTCACCACCCGCAGCGGCCCGTCGGTCGTGTCCGTGCGGACCTTCCACCCAGCCGCCTTGAGTTGCGCCGAGTAGAACGCGAAGACCTCGTTCGCGCTGCGGTTCGTCTGCACGTGCGCGCTGCTCAGGGCGCCATTGGGGACGCCGCCTGGGTAGGCGCCCTTGATCGTCGCTCCGGGAAAAGCCTTCAGCAACGGCAGGCTGGACCGCGGCTGATACCTCGCGGCCTGCTTGAAGGACGCGAGTTGCTGGTCACTCACGACGTTGACGTTCAGGTCGAGTTCCGTCCGGCCGCCCCGGTCCACCACCCCGACGCCCAGGAGGAAGTTGGTGGCGCCCTCCCGGTAGAAGCTGGTGCTGCGCACCGTCTGCTGGGTGGCGAAGCCGATGGGCTGCCCGTCGTTGGGCCGCGCTTTCCAGCCGGTGCCTTCTAGGCTGGTCTGAAGCGCGGCGCGGGCCTCGTCGGGGGAGAGCGCGGTGCTCAGCAGAATGCGGTGCTGGACGAACTGGCCGCCCTGGGCGCTGGTGCGCACGCTGGCGAGCACCGTGAGGCGGGGGTCGAGTTGCAGGGGGAGGGTCGCGGGCAGGGTGCCGTAGAGAAGCTGCACGTTGCCGCCCGGGCCGTACATGGTGCGGAAGAGCCGGTCGATGAGTTGAGCGGCCTGCTCGGGGGTGGGTTGGGTGGACTGGGCCTGCACGGGCAGGGACGTGGCGGCCAGGAGCGCCGCCAGCAACAGGGGTTTGGACATCGAACTCAAGGTACGCACCGGACCTGACCGAAGCATCCGACCAAGGGTGGAGGCCGTTCATCCCGCAGGTGAAGGGGCGAGAAGGAATGGGCCTCCGTAAGGGGCTGCTCCACTATGTGATCCATGTTACACAGAACCTCGTACAGATAAGCCCCAGCCTCAAGTGGCGCACGTTGAGGTACGGCGACGAGAACGGTCACGGCGAGGGTGGGCGCGAACAGTTCAAAGCCTGGCTCGCCAGCAAGTGAAGCGCACCCCTGATGCCAAGGGTGCCCCACTCAGCAAATTCCGTAGGTCTGACAGGTGATGACCCCGGCGGCGTGCCACGAGTACGCCAGGGAAGGCACCGTGATGACCACCAGCCAGAACCACTTGTTCTTCAGCAGCTTCATGTCTCCGATACGCCCTTTCTACCGTGATGGTTTCCCCCGCCGACCTTTAAGATGGGGCACGTGCCCTACACCACTCTGAGTGAGCAGATGAAGAACCTCGCCAACCCGCAGCGGAGTGACACCTTCGTGAAGCGGGTGCGGGAAGCCGTGCGAACCGGCGAGTTCGAGGCAGCGCAACTGCCTGAGCGTGTGACGCTCCCCAAGACCTTCCGCAAGAGAGGCAGCGACGAGACGGCGACCCGGGACACCCGCGAGCTGGTGATCGAGCTGACCCCGGAGTACGAGGCCTGGTTCCAGCAGGTGAACGAGGAGCTATCCGCGGCCCCCAGCCGGAGCGCCCGGGTCAAGCTGACCGTCGAGAACATCGAGTCGGGCGCGGTCGATTTCAAAACCCTCGCCGAGGAGACCCGGCGCAAGATGCAGGCGAGCTTTGAGAAGGGTCAGCAGCTCGGCCAGTCCCGCGCACAGAAAACCAAGGGCAAGGGGGCCAAGACGACGCGAGGCCGCACCACCCGGGCCAAGAAGTAAGCCCCTGGGCGCGTGTGGCCCCAAGGGCGACCCTCCGGCTTCACCCGGCCGGTTGTGGTTGGGGACCCTCTGACCCTACCTGCCCGGGATCAGGGATTCGTGCGCAAGCCTTCAAAGCACAGTTCACCCACCGAAGCGTCCACCATGAACCACCCGCCTCCGGCTTGGGCCACAGGTCAGGGCCCTGTCAGGACAATCGTTTTATGGTGAATGGTCTCGTATGCCGTCCGCCCTTCCGCCCTCCACCCCGCGTGCGCGCTTGCTGCGCCTGGGCTGGTGGCCCGCCTGGGCCGTCCTGATCGTGAGCCTGGCGCTGCACCTGCTCCCCGGCGAGTTCTCCCGCCTCGGGCAGGACGCCGCCTTCGCCCTGATCCTCCTCGTGAGCATGGCCGTGGGCCGGGGCCACCCTCTCTCGGGCGCGGTGCTGTTCTACGCCGCCCTGGCCCCCTTCGCCCTGTGGATCGATCAACTCCACGGGGTGGGCGGGGCCCTCACGCCCGACCTCGGCGGCTACACCGCCGTTCTGATCCTGCCCGCCGCTCTGGCCGCCGTCTACTTCGGCTTCCGGGGCGTCGTGGTCTTCCTGGTGTACAGCCTGACGGTCGGGACCCTCGCCCTGCCCCTGGACCCAAAGCACCTGTCCGGCGTGGCCTGGAACGTCCTGCTGGCCCTGGGGTTGGGCTGGCTGGGCGACTGGCTCCTCCGAGGCTCAGGCCGGGAGATGGTGGAATTGCGCCGCTCAGCCCTCCTCGACCCCCTGACCGGGCTCGCCAACCGCCGGGCCTTCGACCACGCCCTCGACCAGGCCTGGGCCACCCGCCCTAACCTGGCGGTGGTGCTGCTCGACCTCGACGGGCTCAAGGGCGTGAACGACACTCGCGGCCACGCGGCGGGGGACGAGCTGCTGCGCGGCTTCGCTCAGGCGCTGCAACGGCACCTCGGGACGGAGATGACCGCCTTCCGGTTGGGGGGCGACGAGTACGCGGTGCTGTGCGAGGTGGAGGACCTTACAGCCGTGCAGGGGGCGGTCCGGTCAGCCGTGCTTGGGGTGCAGCAGGCGGGGTTTCAGGAGGTTGGGGCGAGCGTGGGGAGTGCGACCGCCCTGGAGGTTCGCAGCAGCGGGGCTTTGGTGCGGCTGGCCGACGAACGGATGTACACCGAGAAACGCGGCAAGCCCCAACGGCGGACGGCCAGTGGCGTTTGAGAACGGGGACGAACGTGGGGAGCGGCCTTCCCCTTACGCCGAGTGTTCCAGCGTGAGCCACCGCCGACCCAGCCGGTTGATCGTCGCCACGAACGCCTCGAATGCCCCCGGCTTGACCACGTAGTCCACGGCGCCGCACGCCACGCTGGCCGCACGGTCCTCGGGCAGGTTGGAGGTCGTGAACACCACCACCGGCACCCCCTGAAGCGCCTGGTCCCCGTGCATCGTGCACAGCACCTGATGCCCGTTCACCCGGGGCATGTTCAGGTCCAACAGCACCAGGTCGGGCTGTCCCTCCGGGCGACCGGCATAGCACCCCCGGCGGTACAGGAAATCCAGCGCCTCCTGACCGTCCCGGGCCACGCTGACCTCGCACCGCACGTCGCTCAACTCTAGGGCAACCCGGGCCAGTTCCAGGTCCTGGTCGTTGTCCTCGACGATCAAGAGGTGTTTGCTCACGGCGCTCCTTTCAGAGAAAGCGGGCACCCGAAAGTGCCCGCCCGGTGCCGCCATTCTACATGAGGATTCGTTAAAGACGACCCACCTCAAGGGGTGCTCGTGCGTCGCCGAGCCTTTACGACGCCTGGACTGGTTCCTCCCCCAACAGCCAGGTCACGCGCGAAGGATCGCGCCTCCGTGGGCTCGCCTTGGGGAAAGCCGAGCGGCGTGCGGTGGGACGAGCGCCGAGGCTCCTCCCTCACCCGCTCCCCCACGTCGCCCAGCCCCTCCCGATGCGGATGAAGGCGGCCTGACCTTCTCCCACCCGCGCTGCGCTCCCCACGGCGCA containing:
- a CDS encoding response regulator, whose product is MSKHLLIVEDNDQDLELARVALELSDVRCEVSVARDGQEALDFLYRRGCYAGRPEGQPDLVLLDLNMPRVNGHQVLCTMHGDQALQGVPVVVFTTSNLPEDRAASVACGAVDYVVKPGAFEAFVATINRLGRRWLTLEHSA
- a CDS encoding GGDEF domain-containing protein — its product is MPSALPPSTPRARLLRLGWWPAWAVLIVSLALHLLPGEFSRLGQDAAFALILLVSMAVGRGHPLSGAVLFYAALAPFALWIDQLHGVGGALTPDLGGYTAVLILPAALAAVYFGFRGVVVFLVYSLTVGTLALPLDPKHLSGVAWNVLLALGLGWLGDWLLRGSGREMVELRRSALLDPLTGLANRRAFDHALDQAWATRPNLAVVLLDLDGLKGVNDTRGHAAGDELLRGFAQALQRHLGTEMTAFRLGGDEYAVLCEVEDLTAVQGAVRSAVLGVQQAGFQEVGASVGSATALEVRSSGALVRLADERMYTEKRGKPQRRTASGV